The following proteins come from a genomic window of Achromobacter deleyi:
- a CDS encoding IlvD/Edd family dehydratase has protein sequence MTDTPRKLRSQKWFDDPAHADMTAIYVERYLNYGLTRQELQSGRPIIGIAQTGSDLAPCNRHHLALAERVKAGIRDAGGIPMEFPVHPLAEQGRRPTAALDRNLAYLGLVEILHGYPLDGVVLTTGCDKTTPACLMAAATVDIPAIVLSGGPMLDGWHDGQRVGSGTVIWHARNLMAAGKLDYEGFMTLATASSPSVGHCNTMGTALSMNSLAEALGMSLPTCASIPAPYRERGQMAYATGMRICDMVREDLRPSRILTREAFENAIVVASALGASSNCPPHLIAMARHAGIDLSLDDWQRLGEDVPLLVNCVPAGEHLGEGFHRAGGVPAVMHELLVAGRLHAGCATVSGKTIGEIAAAAKTRDADVIRGCDAPLKHRAGFIVLSGNFFDSAVIKMSVVGESFRRAYLSAPGDENAFEARAIVFEGPEDYHARIDDPALNIDEHCILVIRGAGTVGYPGSAEVVNMAPPAHLIKRGIDSLPCLGDGRQSGTSASPSILNMSPEAAVGGGLALLRTGDRIRVDLNQRSVIALVDEAEMERRRQDPPYQPPAAQTPWQELYRQLVGQLSTGGCLEPATLYLKVVETRGDPRHSH, from the coding sequence ATGACCGACACTCCCCGCAAGCTGCGCAGCCAGAAATGGTTCGACGATCCCGCCCACGCCGACATGACGGCGATCTACGTCGAGCGCTATCTCAACTACGGCCTGACGCGGCAGGAGCTGCAATCGGGCCGCCCCATCATCGGCATCGCCCAGACCGGCAGCGACCTGGCGCCCTGCAACCGGCACCACCTGGCGCTGGCCGAGCGCGTCAAGGCCGGCATCCGCGACGCCGGCGGCATCCCGATGGAATTCCCCGTGCATCCGCTGGCCGAGCAGGGTCGCCGCCCGACCGCCGCGCTGGACCGCAACCTGGCCTACCTGGGCCTGGTCGAGATCCTGCACGGCTATCCGCTGGACGGCGTGGTGCTGACCACCGGCTGTGACAAGACCACGCCCGCCTGCCTGATGGCGGCGGCCACCGTCGACATCCCCGCCATCGTGCTGTCGGGCGGCCCGATGCTGGACGGCTGGCACGATGGCCAGCGGGTCGGTTCCGGCACCGTCATCTGGCACGCCCGCAACCTCATGGCCGCGGGCAAGCTCGACTACGAAGGCTTCATGACGCTGGCCACGGCCTCCTCGCCGTCGGTCGGCCACTGCAACACCATGGGCACCGCGCTGTCGATGAACTCGCTGGCCGAGGCGCTGGGCATGTCGCTGCCGACCTGCGCCAGCATCCCCGCGCCCTACCGCGAGCGCGGACAGATGGCTTACGCCACCGGCATGCGCATCTGCGACATGGTGCGCGAAGACCTGCGCCCGTCACGCATCCTGACGCGCGAGGCGTTCGAGAACGCCATCGTCGTCGCCTCGGCGCTGGGCGCCTCCAGCAACTGTCCGCCGCACCTGATCGCCATGGCCCGCCACGCCGGCATCGATCTCAGCCTGGACGATTGGCAGCGGCTGGGCGAGGACGTGCCGCTGCTGGTGAACTGCGTGCCCGCCGGCGAACACCTGGGTGAAGGCTTCCACCGCGCTGGCGGCGTCCCGGCTGTGATGCACGAACTGCTCGTCGCCGGCCGGCTGCACGCCGGCTGCGCCACCGTGTCCGGCAAGACCATCGGCGAGATCGCGGCCGCCGCCAAGACCCGCGACGCCGACGTCATCCGCGGCTGCGACGCGCCACTCAAGCACCGCGCCGGCTTCATCGTGCTGTCGGGCAACTTCTTCGACAGCGCGGTCATCAAGATGTCGGTGGTGGGCGAATCCTTCCGCCGCGCCTATCTGTCGGCGCCCGGCGACGAGAACGCCTTCGAGGCGCGCGCCATCGTGTTCGAGGGTCCGGAGGACTACCACGCGCGCATCGACGATCCCGCGCTGAACATCGACGAACACTGCATCCTGGTCATTCGCGGCGCCGGCACCGTCGGCTATCCGGGCAGCGCCGAGGTCGTCAACATGGCGCCGCCGGCGCACCTGATCAAGCGCGGCATCGACTCGCTGCCGTGCCTGGGCGACGGCCGCCAGAGCGGCACGTCGGCCAGCCCGTCGATCCTGAACATGTCGCCCGAGGCCGCAGTGGGCGGCGGCCTGGCGCTGCTGCGCACCGGCGACCGCATCCGCGTCGACCTGAACCAGCGCAGCGTGATCGCGCTGGTGGACGAGGCCGAGATGGAACGGCGCCGGCAGGACCCGCCCTACCAGCCGCCAGCGGCGCAGACGCCGTGGCAGGAACTCTACCGGCAACTGGTGGGACAGCTGTCCACCGGCGGCTGCCTGGAGCCCGCGACGCTGTACCTGAAGGTGGTCGAGACCCGCGGCGACCCGCGCCACTCGCACTGA
- a CDS encoding TRAP transporter substrate-binding protein yields the protein MQRRAFLKRTALGAASGAAIAAPVYAQDAPAVSWRLASSFPNESPTLFAGAEDVARYVSDVTDGKFRIEIFSAGDLVDAGQVLDAVQQRIVDCGHTASTRYFDTDPALCFDAGVPFGLNTRQMNAWMLQGEGLALTRVLFDKYGILNFPCGFTGAQMGGWFRGEVKTLDDLRGLKIKAGGFARQVLARMGAEPVDLPIADTYAALEQGGVDAVAWIGPHDDESLALYKVARNYYFPGWWAGTLQLSLYVNQAAHDELPKSYQAALGLASRMATANMIAKYDAGNPDALRRLVQRGAQLKAFPKPMLQAAHEAALKLYQELSARDPMFKKLYESMTAFRDKEIPWFRVAEGGFDSLMANLGQPAA from the coding sequence ATGCAACGCCGTGCGTTTTTGAAACGAACCGCCCTGGGGGCCGCGAGCGGCGCCGCGATCGCCGCGCCGGTCTACGCGCAGGACGCGCCGGCCGTCTCGTGGCGGCTGGCCTCCAGTTTTCCGAACGAATCGCCGACCCTGTTCGCCGGCGCCGAGGACGTGGCGCGCTACGTCAGCGACGTCACCGACGGCAAGTTCCGCATCGAGATCTTCTCGGCCGGCGACCTGGTCGATGCCGGCCAGGTGCTGGACGCGGTCCAGCAACGCATCGTCGATTGCGGCCACACCGCATCGACGCGCTATTTCGATACCGATCCCGCGCTGTGCTTCGATGCCGGCGTGCCGTTCGGCCTGAACACCCGGCAGATGAATGCCTGGATGCTGCAGGGCGAAGGGCTGGCGCTGACGCGCGTGCTGTTCGACAAATACGGCATCCTGAACTTTCCCTGCGGCTTCACGGGCGCGCAGATGGGCGGCTGGTTCCGGGGCGAGGTCAAGACGCTGGACGATCTGCGCGGCCTGAAGATCAAGGCCGGCGGCTTCGCCCGCCAGGTGCTGGCCCGCATGGGCGCCGAGCCCGTCGACCTGCCCATTGCCGACACCTACGCGGCGCTGGAGCAGGGCGGCGTCGACGCGGTGGCCTGGATCGGCCCGCACGACGACGAGAGCCTGGCGCTCTACAAGGTCGCGCGCAACTACTACTTTCCCGGCTGGTGGGCGGGCACGTTGCAGCTGTCGCTCTATGTGAACCAGGCCGCGCACGACGAGTTGCCCAAGTCCTACCAGGCGGCGCTCGGGCTGGCCTCGCGGATGGCCACCGCCAACATGATCGCCAAGTACGATGCCGGCAACCCCGACGCGCTGCGCCGGCTGGTGCAGCGGGGCGCGCAACTCAAGGCCTTTCCCAAGCCGATGCTGCAGGCCGCGCACGAGGCCGCGCTCAAGCTCTACCAGGAATTGAGCGCCAGGGACCCCATGTTCAAGAAGCTGTACGAGAGCATGACCGCCTTTCGCGACAAGGAAATTCCCTGGTTCCGCGTGGCCGAAGGCGGATTCGATTCGCTCATGGCCAACCTGGGGCAGCCGGCGGCTTGA
- the truA gene encoding tRNA pseudouridine(38-40) synthase TruA, which translates to MSRVALGLAYDGSAWQGWQTQPHRQTVQDTLEAALAQFCGVKDAVPTICAGRTDTGVHGAMQVVHLDTPLERRMESWVRGANAFLPPSISVQWAKAVPDDFHARFSARARTYVYLLWRGRVRPALWAGRAGWCHHPLDVEAMRAAAGALLGEHDFSSFRSSQCQAKHPVRVMHRLDIEERGPFLVFTLRANAFLHHMVRNIMGALLQVGQGRESVDWMAQLLSWRDRRRGAPTFSPDGLYLSAIEYPDEFGLDELDGGAVLLAPFTQAPGSPS; encoded by the coding sequence ATGTCTAGAGTTGCATTGGGGCTGGCGTACGACGGCTCCGCCTGGCAGGGTTGGCAGACCCAGCCGCACCGGCAGACGGTGCAGGACACATTGGAAGCCGCGCTGGCGCAGTTCTGCGGCGTGAAGGACGCGGTACCCACTATCTGCGCCGGCCGCACGGATACCGGCGTGCATGGCGCGATGCAGGTGGTTCATCTCGATACTCCCCTCGAGCGCCGCATGGAGTCGTGGGTACGCGGCGCCAACGCGTTCCTGCCGCCGAGCATTTCCGTACAATGGGCCAAGGCGGTGCCGGACGATTTTCACGCCCGTTTCTCTGCCCGTGCCCGCACCTACGTCTACCTGCTGTGGCGCGGGCGCGTGCGTCCCGCGCTGTGGGCCGGCCGCGCCGGCTGGTGCCATCACCCGCTGGATGTCGAGGCGATGCGCGCGGCCGCGGGCGCCTTGCTGGGCGAACACGATTTTTCCAGTTTCCGTTCCTCGCAGTGCCAGGCCAAGCATCCGGTGCGCGTGATGCACCGGCTCGATATCGAAGAGCGCGGCCCGTTCCTGGTGTTCACGCTGCGCGCCAACGCGTTCCTGCATCACATGGTGCGCAACATCATGGGGGCGCTGCTGCAGGTCGGGCAGGGCCGCGAGTCGGTGGACTGGATGGCGCAGTTGCTGTCATGGCGCGACCGCCGGCGCGGCGCGCCCACGTTTTCTCCCGATGGCCTGTATCTGTCGGCCATCGAGTATCCGGACGAATTCGGCCTGGACGAATTGGATGGCGGGGCCGTGCTGCTGGCGCCCTTTACCCAAGCGCCGGGCAGCCCGTCCTAG
- a CDS encoding FimV family protein, protein MTQRSRQVKHARRLKALQWAIALAIGASACSPALAMRVGHSRVVSAPGTPLQALVGLQELTPDEVSSLRVSVADEAAWQRAGLKPPAPLASLVVRVEDGMDPTRKNLRVRSTQAPAGGAVDLLLDISSSSGQRQVQVSILVPLRGAGADVTPAAVGTPGRAGGTAGAVNVKSGDTLYAIAQRNAVPKASIYQMLVALWRANPEAFIQNNMNLVRSGQKLVIPDAATVRAVDPAEARRIFNEHAEAFARYRARIGAAAGANPSVVKGQDAASGTVAKPGDSGVASASQPQDRVRLSSGQAQGGAAAQADAQADQRTSNERAMADAEGRVNQLQSNVDELNKAVGGQGASGSGAGVAGASGAAGAAGASGAAGAAGASGATGGSGAAGAAGSPGAAGATGAAGATGTPGATGAAGAPGATGASGATGASGSTGASGTAGAPGAAGTTGATGAAGPAGAAGAAGATGATGAAGPAGAAGAAGATGAAGAAGATGTTGATGATGATGAAGAPGAAGTPGASGAPGASGAAGASTAATQQDKAAADAAASNTKDKDLTSSMPAWLADNLLVIVTAVLALIAFAIAWVLRRAGARRGDDDEETYAYNEPALDTAALNRKLDSISLDLDEPPTNEPRPASGPRV, encoded by the coding sequence ATGACCCAGCGTTCGCGCCAAGTGAAGCATGCCCGCCGTTTGAAGGCCCTCCAGTGGGCGATCGCGCTGGCGATCGGCGCGAGCGCTTGCAGCCCGGCGTTGGCGATGCGGGTGGGGCATTCGCGCGTGGTGTCGGCGCCGGGCACGCCGTTGCAGGCGCTGGTCGGGCTGCAGGAACTCACGCCAGACGAAGTGTCGTCGCTGCGCGTGTCGGTGGCCGACGAGGCGGCCTGGCAGCGCGCGGGCCTGAAGCCGCCGGCGCCGTTGGCCAGCCTGGTGGTGCGGGTCGAGGACGGCATGGATCCGACCCGCAAGAACCTGCGGGTGCGATCGACGCAGGCGCCGGCCGGCGGCGCGGTCGACCTGTTGCTCGATATCAGTTCCAGTTCGGGCCAGCGGCAGGTGCAGGTCAGCATCCTGGTGCCGCTGCGCGGCGCGGGCGCCGACGTCACGCCGGCCGCGGTGGGCACGCCCGGCCGCGCGGGCGGCACGGCAGGGGCGGTCAACGTCAAGTCGGGCGATACGCTGTACGCCATCGCCCAGCGCAACGCCGTGCCCAAGGCCTCGATCTACCAGATGCTGGTGGCGTTGTGGCGCGCCAACCCCGAGGCCTTCATCCAGAACAACATGAATCTGGTGCGCTCGGGGCAGAAGCTGGTGATTCCCGATGCGGCCACGGTGCGCGCGGTGGATCCGGCCGAGGCGCGCCGCATCTTCAATGAACATGCCGAGGCGTTCGCCCGCTACCGCGCGCGCATCGGCGCGGCGGCCGGCGCCAATCCGTCGGTGGTCAAGGGCCAGGACGCGGCGTCCGGCACCGTGGCCAAGCCTGGCGACAGCGGCGTGGCGAGCGCTTCGCAGCCGCAGGACCGGGTGCGGTTGTCCTCGGGCCAGGCCCAGGGGGGCGCGGCGGCGCAGGCCGACGCGCAGGCGGACCAGCGCACCTCCAACGAGCGCGCCATGGCGGATGCCGAAGGGCGCGTGAACCAGTTGCAAAGCAACGTCGATGAATTGAACAAGGCCGTGGGCGGGCAGGGCGCGTCCGGGTCGGGCGCCGGTGTTGCCGGCGCCTCTGGCGCCGCGGGTGCTGCGGGTGCATCGGGCGCCGCCGGGGCGGCCGGTGCTTCTGGGGCCACGGGTGGCTCCGGAGCGGCTGGCGCTGCGGGTTCGCCGGGTGCAGCGGGTGCAACAGGCGCAGCGGGAGCGACCGGCACGCCGGGCGCGACGGGTGCCGCTGGTGCGCCGGGGGCGACAGGTGCAAGTGGTGCAACAGGCGCTTCCGGTTCGACTGGCGCGAGCGGGACGGCAGGCGCTCCGGGCGCAGCGGGCACGACCGGCGCAACGGGCGCTGCGGGTCCTGCGGGTGCAGCGGGTGCAGCGGGCGCGACCGGCGCAACGGGCGCTGCGGGTCCTGCGGGTGCAGCGGGTGCAGCGGGCGCGACCGGCGCCGCAGGGGCTGCTGGCGCCACGGGAACCACGGGGGCCACGGGCGCAACCGGTGCCACAGGCGCGGCAGGCGCCCCGGGAGCTGCGGGCACGCCCGGCGCCTCGGGCGCTCCAGGCGCCAGCGGCGCCGCCGGCGCATCGACGGCCGCCACGCAACAAGACAAGGCCGCCGCGGATGCGGCGGCCAGCAACACCAAGGATAAGGATTTGACTTCTTCCATGCCGGCCTGGCTGGCCGACAATCTTCTCGTCATCGTCACCGCCGTCCTGGCGCTGATCGCCTTCGCCATCGCCTGGGTGCTGCGGCGCGCGGGCGCGCGGCGCGGCGACGATGACGAGGAAACCTATGCCTACAACGAGCCGGCGCTGGACACGGCGGCGCTGAACCGCAAGCTCGATTCCATCAGCCTCGACCTGGATGAGCCGCCCACGAACGAACCGCGCCCGGCCAGCGGTCCTCGGGTTTGA
- the leuB gene encoding 3-isopropylmalate dehydrogenase, with amino-acid sequence MTHNIAVLPGDGIGPEIIEQAVRVLKALDVPFDIKQAAVGGAAFDEFEHPLPPATLKLAKESHAVLFGAVGDWKYDSLPREFRPEQAILGLRKALGLFANLRPAILYPELASASSLKPEIVSGLDILIIRELTGDIYFGTPRGVRSSPDGAFSGEREGYDTMRYAESEVRRIARIGFESARKRNKKLCSVDKANVLETSQFWRDIVIEVAREYPDVELSHMYVDNAAMQLVRNPRQFDVIVTGNLFGDILSDEAAMLTGSIGMLPSASLNAGGQGLYEPSHGSAPDIAGQGIANPLATILSAAMLLRYSLNLAPQADRIEAAVRRVLADGLRTADIFEPGTTKVSTSGMGDAVLKALA; translated from the coding sequence ATGACTCACAACATCGCAGTCTTGCCGGGTGACGGCATCGGCCCCGAAATCATCGAACAGGCCGTGCGCGTCCTGAAGGCGCTGGACGTGCCGTTCGACATCAAGCAGGCGGCCGTCGGCGGCGCCGCCTTCGACGAGTTCGAGCACCCGCTGCCCCCGGCCACGCTGAAGCTGGCCAAGGAATCGCACGCCGTGCTGTTCGGCGCCGTCGGCGACTGGAAGTACGACAGCCTGCCGCGCGAATTCCGCCCCGAGCAGGCCATCCTGGGCCTGCGCAAGGCGCTCGGCCTGTTCGCCAACCTGCGTCCGGCGATCCTCTATCCCGAGCTGGCCAGCGCCTCGTCGCTCAAGCCCGAGATCGTGTCCGGCCTGGACATCCTGATCATCCGCGAACTGACCGGCGACATCTATTTCGGCACGCCGCGCGGCGTGCGCTCGTCGCCGGACGGCGCCTTCAGCGGCGAACGCGAAGGCTACGACACGATGCGCTACGCCGAATCGGAAGTGCGTCGCATCGCCCGCATCGGCTTTGAATCCGCCCGCAAGCGCAACAAGAAGCTGTGCAGCGTCGACAAGGCCAACGTGCTCGAGACTTCGCAGTTCTGGCGCGACATCGTCATCGAAGTGGCGCGCGAGTATCCGGACGTCGAGCTGTCGCACATGTACGTCGACAACGCCGCCATGCAGCTGGTGCGCAACCCGCGCCAGTTCGACGTGATCGTCACCGGCAACCTGTTCGGCGACATCCTGTCGGACGAGGCCGCCATGCTGACGGGCTCCATCGGCATGCTGCCGTCGGCCTCGCTGAACGCCGGCGGCCAGGGCCTGTACGAGCCCAGCCACGGCTCGGCGCCCGACATCGCGGGCCAGGGCATCGCCAATCCGCTGGCGACCATCCTGTCGGCCGCGATGCTGCTGCGCTACTCGCTGAACCTGGCGCCGCAGGCCGACCGCATCGAAGCCGCCGTGCGCCGGGTGCTGGCCGATGGCCTGCGCACCGCCGACATCTTCGAACCGGGCACCACCAAAGTCAGCACCTCGGGCATGGGCGACGCCGTCCTCAAAGCCCTGGCCTGA
- a CDS encoding TM2 domain-containing protein, with protein MNSPAMQTMMYDANRKSVGVAYLLWFFLGGLGGHRFYSGKSASAAAMVILTVLGIALSGIGVGFLILFAVAAWVIVDAFLVPGWIRNANMILAAKLSSGI; from the coding sequence GTGAACAGTCCCGCCATGCAAACCATGATGTACGACGCCAATCGCAAAAGCGTCGGCGTGGCCTATCTATTATGGTTTTTCCTGGGCGGCTTGGGCGGCCACCGCTTCTACAGCGGCAAAAGCGCCAGCGCCGCCGCCATGGTGATCCTGACGGTGCTGGGAATCGCGCTCAGCGGCATCGGCGTGGGTTTCCTCATTCTGTTCGCCGTGGCCGCCTGGGTCATCGTGGACGCCTTCCTGGTTCCGGGGTGGATCCGCAATGCCAATATGATCCTGGCGGCGAAGCTCTCGAGCGGGATCTAG
- a CDS encoding phosphoribosylanthranilate isomerase codes for MRTRIKICGLTREEDIDAAVSAGVDAIGFVFYPKSKRYVTPTRAAQLRRAVPAFVDVVALFVNPDPADVQAVLDEAGPELLQFHGDETPQECARYGRRYLRAFRAGAPGLATAEDLASYCRAYGEAAGWLFDSYSAGYGGSGHGFDYTLLADVKADSVSRPLILSGGLTPDNVAGAVQSVRPWAVDVSSGVEVEQGIKSSDRISVFVAAVHAADAKR; via the coding sequence ATGCGCACACGCATCAAGATCTGCGGCCTGACCCGCGAAGAAGACATCGACGCCGCCGTCTCGGCCGGCGTCGACGCGATCGGCTTCGTCTTCTATCCCAAGAGCAAGCGCTATGTCACGCCGACCCGCGCCGCGCAACTGCGCCGCGCGGTGCCGGCCTTCGTCGACGTGGTGGCGCTGTTCGTGAATCCCGACCCGGCCGACGTGCAGGCCGTGCTGGACGAGGCCGGTCCCGAACTGCTGCAGTTCCACGGCGACGAGACGCCGCAGGAGTGCGCGCGCTATGGCCGCCGCTACCTGCGCGCGTTTCGCGCGGGCGCGCCGGGCCTGGCGACGGCCGAAGACCTGGCGTCGTATTGCCGCGCCTATGGTGAAGCCGCTGGCTGGCTGTTCGACAGCTACAGCGCGGGCTACGGCGGCAGCGGCCATGGTTTCGACTACACCTTGCTCGCCGACGTGAAGGCCGATTCCGTCTCGCGTCCGCTGATCCTGTCCGGGGGGCTGACCCCCGACAACGTCGCCGGCGCGGTGCAGTCGGTGCGGCCGTGGGCGGTCGATGTGAGCAGCGGCGTCGAGGTCGAGCAAGGAATAAAAAGTTCTGATAGAATCTCGGTCTTCGTTGCTGCGGTGCATGCCGCAGACGCGAAGAGATAG
- the asd gene encoding aspartate-semialdehyde dehydrogenase gives MNQAVGLVGWRGMVGSVLMQRMRDENDFALIEPVFFSTSNAGGAAPTWATGAGPLQDAYNIDALKKLPIIVTAQGGDYTSEVYPKLRGAGWNGIWIDAASTLRMADDAIIVLDPVNRPVIDAALKRGVRNFIGGNCTVSCMLMGLAGLFNNDLVEWMTTMTYQAASGGGAQHMRELLTQFGELNHAVKPLLDDPASAILEIDRGILAKQKDAALPHEHFGVPLGGSLIPWIDKDLGNGMSKEEWKGEVETNKILGRGAAFGSAATPIDGLCVRIGAMRCHSQALTIKLKRDLPLDEIEALIAQGTQWAKVIPNTKEETIRELTPVAVTGTLDIPVGRLRKMSMGPQYLSAFTVGDQLLWGAAEPLRRMLRIALAEA, from the coding sequence ATGAATCAAGCAGTAGGCCTTGTCGGCTGGCGCGGTATGGTCGGCTCGGTGCTCATGCAACGCATGCGCGACGAGAACGACTTCGCACTGATCGAACCGGTGTTCTTCTCCACCAGCAACGCTGGCGGCGCCGCCCCCACTTGGGCGACTGGCGCGGGCCCGCTGCAAGATGCCTACAACATTGACGCTCTGAAAAAACTGCCGATCATCGTGACGGCGCAAGGGGGCGACTACACCTCCGAGGTCTACCCGAAGCTGCGTGGCGCGGGCTGGAACGGCATCTGGATCGACGCCGCCAGCACGCTGCGCATGGCCGATGACGCCATCATCGTGCTGGACCCGGTCAATCGTCCCGTGATCGACGCGGCGCTCAAGCGCGGCGTGCGCAACTTCATCGGCGGCAACTGCACGGTCAGCTGCATGCTGATGGGCCTGGCCGGCTTGTTCAACAACGACCTGGTCGAGTGGATGACCACCATGACCTACCAGGCCGCTTCGGGCGGTGGCGCGCAGCACATGCGCGAACTGCTGACCCAGTTCGGCGAGCTTAACCACGCCGTCAAGCCGCTGCTGGACGACCCGGCCTCGGCCATCCTGGAAATCGACCGCGGCATCCTGGCCAAGCAGAAGGACGCGGCGCTGCCCCACGAGCACTTCGGCGTGCCGCTGGGCGGCAGCCTGATCCCCTGGATCGACAAGGACCTGGGCAACGGCATGTCCAAGGAAGAGTGGAAGGGCGAGGTCGAAACCAACAAGATCCTCGGCCGTGGCGCCGCCTTCGGTTCCGCCGCCACCCCGATCGACGGCCTGTGCGTGCGCATCGGCGCGATGCGCTGCCACAGCCAGGCGCTGACCATCAAGCTCAAGCGCGACCTGCCGCTGGACGAGATCGAAGCGCTGATCGCGCAGGGCACGCAATGGGCCAAGGTGATCCCCAACACCAAGGAAGAAACCATCCGTGAACTGACCCCGGTCGCGGTCACGGGCACGCTGGACATCCCGGTGGGTCGCCTGCGCAAGATGTCGATGGGTCCGCAATACCTCAGCGCCTTCACCGTCGGTGACCAGCTGCTGTGGGGCGCCGCCGAACCGCTGCGCCGCATGCTGCGCATCGCGCTGGCCGAAGCCTGA
- a CDS encoding alpha/beta hydrolase, producing MHIKRRELLFAGLSSAALGMMTEPAMAIAAPSGQQSIDLWPDNRAPGGPGPQEAEKVSAKGSVTRVSRPRLVVYRPERPNGSAMLVIAGGGYAHIERGTESTPASLWLQSQGVTAFELVYRLPGEHWPAVAPLQDGQRAMRVIRASAQAFGLDTGHIGVLGFSAGGHLAGMTAATPGVARYQPVDEADKLSSRPDFAGLIYPVLTFMPPFDHTHARRSIVGEHPSAEESAAFSVDHLATAQMPPTFLAQAQDDPISPVDNSLLMFGALRRLGVPAEMHIFAAGKHGWGMGKPDSLVHAWPGLFTQWAAFNQFFKA from the coding sequence ATGCATATCAAACGACGAGAACTCCTGTTCGCCGGCCTCTCGAGCGCCGCGCTGGGCATGATGACGGAGCCGGCGATGGCCATCGCCGCGCCCAGCGGCCAGCAGAGCATCGACCTGTGGCCGGACAATCGCGCGCCCGGCGGCCCTGGTCCGCAAGAGGCCGAGAAGGTCAGCGCCAAGGGCTCGGTCACGCGGGTGTCGCGGCCGCGCCTGGTGGTGTACCGGCCGGAGCGTCCCAACGGCAGCGCGATGTTGGTGATCGCCGGCGGCGGCTATGCCCACATCGAGCGCGGCACGGAAAGCACGCCCGCCAGCCTGTGGCTGCAGTCGCAGGGCGTGACCGCCTTTGAACTGGTGTACCGCCTGCCGGGCGAGCATTGGCCCGCGGTGGCGCCGCTGCAGGACGGCCAGCGCGCCATGCGCGTGATCCGCGCGTCGGCGCAGGCGTTCGGCCTGGATACCGGACACATCGGCGTGCTGGGGTTTTCCGCGGGCGGGCATCTGGCGGGCATGACCGCCGCCACCCCGGGCGTGGCGCGCTACCAGCCGGTCGATGAGGCCGACAAGCTGTCGTCGCGGCCGGACTTCGCCGGGCTGATCTATCCGGTGCTGACCTTCATGCCGCCGTTCGACCACACCCATGCCCGCCGTTCGATCGTCGGCGAGCACCCCTCCGCCGAGGAGAGCGCGGCGTTCTCGGTCGACCATCTGGCGACGGCACAGATGCCGCCGACCTTCCTGGCGCAGGCGCAGGACGATCCGATCTCGCCGGTGGACAACAGCCTGCTGATGTTCGGCGCGCTGCGGCGCCTGGGCGTGCCGGCCGAGATGCATATCTTCGCGGCCGGCAAGCATGGCTGGGGCATGGGCAAGCCGGACTCGCTGGTGCATGCGTGGCCCGGCCTGTTCACGCAATGGGCCGCGTTCAATCAGTTCTTCAAGGCCTGA
- a CDS encoding phosphonate degradation HD-domain oxygenase, which translates to MLTLPTIENLFAHHGAAYYGGEAISQTQHALQCAQLAEQAGESEAVIVAALLHDIGHLMLAESITTDMRHQEVAADALAQLFNDDVTTPVRLHVAAKRYLGAIEPAYLDTLSPASVQSLELQGGVFTPAQADAFATQSHALAAVRLRRYDDLAKVVGLSTPTLGHYMQMAERCLRAG; encoded by the coding sequence ATGCTCACCCTGCCCACAATCGAGAACCTGTTCGCCCACCACGGCGCCGCCTACTACGGCGGCGAGGCCATCAGCCAGACCCAGCACGCGCTGCAATGCGCGCAACTGGCCGAGCAGGCCGGGGAATCGGAAGCCGTGATCGTCGCCGCGCTGCTGCACGACATCGGCCACCTCATGCTCGCCGAAAGCATCACCACCGACATGCGCCACCAGGAAGTCGCCGCCGACGCCCTGGCCCAGCTGTTCAACGACGACGTCACCACCCCGGTGCGCCTGCACGTGGCCGCCAAGCGCTACCTGGGCGCCATCGAACCGGCCTACCTGGACACGTTGTCACCGGCATCGGTGCAGAGCCTGGAACTGCAAGGCGGCGTCTTCACGCCGGCCCAGGCCGACGCCTTCGCCACCCAGTCGCACGCCCTGGCCGCCGTGCGGCTGCGCCGCTACGACGACCTGGCCAAGGTGGTCGGTTTGTCGACGCCGACGCTGGGACACTACATGCAAATGGCGGAGCGCTGTTTGCGGGCGGGCTGA
- a CDS encoding YbaN family protein: MMRALWLILGCLMLALGVIGAFLPVMPTTIFLILAVGCFSRSSPRLERWLLDSPTYGPSLRAWREQGAVSRKGKCYASLGMAVGYGLFWWGAKPSLLLASGVGLFFLASAAYVLTRPSPQPLDSETKIRPDRDGPAAGA, encoded by the coding sequence ATGATGAGAGCACTGTGGCTGATCCTGGGTTGCCTGATGCTGGCGCTGGGCGTGATCGGCGCCTTCCTGCCGGTGATGCCGACGACGATTTTCCTGATCCTGGCGGTGGGCTGCTTTTCGCGTTCGTCGCCGCGGCTGGAGCGCTGGCTGCTGGACAGTCCGACCTACGGGCCGTCGCTGCGCGCCTGGCGCGAGCAGGGCGCGGTGTCGCGCAAGGGCAAGTGCTATGCGTCGCTGGGCATGGCGGTGGGCTACGGCCTGTTCTGGTGGGGGGCGAAGCCGTCGCTTTTGCTTGCATCTGGCGTGGGGCTGTTTTTCCTTGCAAGCGCCGCTTATGTGCTGACGCGTCCCAGCCCGCAACCGCTTGATTCCGAAACGAAAATCCGGCCTGATCGGGACGGTCCGGCGGCAGGCGCCTGA